A portion of the Sebastes fasciatus isolate fSebFas1 chromosome 2, fSebFas1.pri, whole genome shotgun sequence genome contains these proteins:
- the ca7 gene encoding carbonic anhydrase 7 isoform X1: MTGNQWGYGKEDGPTVWHKNYPVAQGDRQSPIDIVPQQASHDSSLGPILLNYDLCTSINIANNGHSVVVEFEDSDDRSVIRGGPLDNPYRLKQFHFHWGGKGCHGSEHTVAGNSYASELHLVHWNAVKYKTFGEAATAPDGLAVLGIFLETGDDHRWLHVITDALFTVKFKGSVTDFKGFNPKCLLPSSLHYWTYLGSLTTPPLHESVIWIVVKDPIVVSEKQLGKFRTLMFSGEEEDQRTRMENNFRTPQLLKGRKVRSSN, encoded by the exons ATGACCGGGAATCAGTGGGGATATGGGAAAGAGGACG GTCCTACTGTGTGGCACAAAAACTACCCGGTTGCCCAGGGAGACCGTCAGTCTCCCATTGACATCGTCCCTCAACAGGCTTCACACGACTCCAGTCTGGGTCCCATTCTCCTCAACTACGATCTGTGTACCTCCATCAACATCGCCAACAACGGACACTCTGTTGTTGTGGAGTTTGAGGACTCGGATGACCGTTCAG TGATCCGGGGAGGCCCCCTTGACAACCCCTACAGGCTGAAACAGTTTCACTTCCACTGGGGCGGAAAGGGCTGCCATGGCTCTGAGCACACTGTAGCAGGAAACAGCTATGCTTCTGAG cTTCATCTAGTTCACTGGAATGCTGTCAAGTACAAGACGTTTGGGGAGGCGGCGACAGCTCCTGACGGCCTCGCTGTCCTCGGCATCTTTTTAGAA ACAGGTGACGACCACCGATGGCTCCACGTGATAACAGATGCTCTGTTCACGGTGAAGTTTAAA GGCAGCGTCACAGATTTCAAAGGTTTCAACCCCAAGTGCCTCCTGCCCAGCAGCCTCCACTACTGGACCTACCTAGGCTCTCTGACCACGCCCCCGCTGCACGAGAGCGTCATCTGGATCGTCGTGAAAGACCCAATCGTAGTGTCTGaaaaacag CTGGGCAAGTTCAGAACGCTTATGTTCTCCGGAGAGGAAGAGGATCAGAGAACGCGCATGGAAAACAACTTCAGGACTCCCCAGCTTCTCAAAGGCAGGAAAGTGCGTTCCTCCAATTAA
- the ca7 gene encoding carbonic anhydrase 7 isoform X2 gives MTGNQWGYGKEDGPTVWHKNYPVAQGDRQSPIDIVPQQASHDSSLGPILLNYDLCTSINIANNGHSVVVEFEDSDDRSVIRGGPLDNPYRLKQFHFHWGGKGCHGSEHTVAGNSYASELHLVHWNAVKYKTFGEAATAPDGLAVLGIFLETGDDHRWLHVITDALFTVKFKGSVTDFKGFNPKCLLPSSLHYWTYLGSLTTPPLHESVIWIVVKDPIVVSEKQPSRSPCETAPWRLLPASGLYSYTLLIFSGLVPHV, from the exons ATGACCGGGAATCAGTGGGGATATGGGAAAGAGGACG GTCCTACTGTGTGGCACAAAAACTACCCGGTTGCCCAGGGAGACCGTCAGTCTCCCATTGACATCGTCCCTCAACAGGCTTCACACGACTCCAGTCTGGGTCCCATTCTCCTCAACTACGATCTGTGTACCTCCATCAACATCGCCAACAACGGACACTCTGTTGTTGTGGAGTTTGAGGACTCGGATGACCGTTCAG TGATCCGGGGAGGCCCCCTTGACAACCCCTACAGGCTGAAACAGTTTCACTTCCACTGGGGCGGAAAGGGCTGCCATGGCTCTGAGCACACTGTAGCAGGAAACAGCTATGCTTCTGAG cTTCATCTAGTTCACTGGAATGCTGTCAAGTACAAGACGTTTGGGGAGGCGGCGACAGCTCCTGACGGCCTCGCTGTCCTCGGCATCTTTTTAGAA ACAGGTGACGACCACCGATGGCTCCACGTGATAACAGATGCTCTGTTCACGGTGAAGTTTAAA GGCAGCGTCACAGATTTCAAAGGTTTCAACCCCAAGTGCCTCCTGCCCAGCAGCCTCCACTACTGGACCTACCTAGGCTCTCTGACCACGCCCCCGCTGCACGAGAGCGTCATCTGGATCGTCGTGAAAGACCCAATCGTAGTGTCTGaaaaacag CCTTCCAGGTCCCCCTGTGAGACGGCCCCGTGGCGACTGCTGCCAGCCTCTGGATTATACTCGTACACTTTGCTGATCTTTTCTGGTCTAGTTCCCCATGTTTAA
- the nae1 gene encoding NEDD8-activating enzyme E1 regulatory subunit — protein MAATKASKEQKYDRQLRLWGDHGQESLENAHVCLINATATGTEILKNLVLPGIGAFTIVDGHTVSGEDVGNNFFLSNNSIGKNRAQAATELLQELNSDVSGNFVEESPDKLLDNDPEFFHRFTIVIGVQLPESTCLRLGSVLWSASVPFLVCKTYGLIGYMRLVVQEHTVIESHPDNALEDLRLYKPFAEFNNHIQSYDLDSMDKKDHSHTPWIIIVAKHLEKWLSEHNYQPPKNYKEKEAFRQFIREGILKNENGVPEDEENFEEAIKNVNTALNPTKIPSAVDDLFNSEQCNNITSQTPHFWVMLRAVKEFALSEGNGSLPVRGTIPDMIADSQKFINLQNVYREKAMQDAAAVSKHVECLLQSVGKPPESISEKDIKLLCKNSSFLRVVRCRSLAEEYSVDSVNKDEITSSMDNPDSEMVFYLMLRAVDRFYQQHSRYPGVYNYQVEDDISKLKPCVNSLLQEYSLNVNIKDDYIHEFCRYGAAEPHTVAAFLGGCAAQEAIKIVSHQFVPFNNTFIYNAMSQTSATLQL, from the exons ATGGCAGCTACTAAAGCCTCCAAAGAGCAGAAATACGACAGACAACTCAG ACTGTGGGGTGACCATGGTCAAGAATCACTGGAAAATGCACATGTTTGTCTCATCAACGCCACAGCAACTGGGACAGAGATACTGAAGAACCTAGTGCTTCCAG GTATTGGAGCATTCACCATCGTTGATGGACACACAGTTTCTGGGGAAGATGTAGGAAACAA CTTTTTCCTCAGCAACAACAGCATTGGAAAG AACAGAGCACAGGCTGCCACTGAGCTGCTACAAGAACTAAACAGTGATGTCTCTGGAAACTTTGTGGAGGAG AGTCCAGATAAGCTTCTGGACAACGATCCAGAGTTTTTCCACAGGTTTACTATAGTCATTGGTGTCCAGTTACCAGAAAG CACATGTTTGAGGCTCGGCTCAGTTCTGTGGAGCGCCTCTGTACCGTTCCTCGTCTGTAAAACCTACGGCTTGATCGGCTACATGAGACTGGTGGTGCAGGAGCATACAG TGATTGAATCCCATCCGGACAATGCCTTGGAGGACCTGAGGTTATACAAGCCTTTTGCCGAATTCAACAACCACATTCAGTCCTATGACCTTGACAGCATGGACAAGAAG GATCACAGTCACACGCCGTGGATTATCATTGTTGCTAAGCACCTGGAGAAATGGCTCAGTGAG CACAACTATCAGCCACCGAAAAACTACAAGGAGAAAGAGGCCTTCAGACAGTTTATTCGAGAAG GGATCTTGAAGAATGAGAATGGTGTCCCAGAGGATGAAGAAAACTTTGAAGAAGCTATTAAGAATGTCAATACTGCTTTAAATCCAACCAAG ATTCCCAGTGCTGTTGACGACCTCTTCAATAGCGAGCAGTGtaacaacatcacatcacag ACGCCGCATTTCTGGGTGATGCTGCGAGCTGTCAAGGAGTTTGCTCTCAGTGAAGGCAATGGAAGCCTACCGGTACGGGGAACCATCCCAGATATGATCGCTGACTCTCAGAAGTTCATCAACCTTCAAAATGT ATACAGGGAAAAGGCCATGCAGGATGCTGCAGCTGTTTCTAAGCATGTAGAATGTCTATTGCAGTCTGTTGGAAAG CCACCAGAGAGCATCTCTGAAAAGGATATCAAACTGCTCT GTAAGAATTCATCCTTCCTGAGGGTGGTGCGCTGCAGATCTCTGGCTGAAGAGTATAGTGTGGATTCAGTAAATAAAGATGAAATCA CTTCAAGCATGGACAATCCAGATAGTGAGATGGTCTTCTACCTCATGCTGCGCGCTGTTGATCGCTTCTATCAGCAGCACTCCCGCTACCCAG GAGTTTATAACTACCAGGTGGAGGACGACATCAGCAAACTGAAGCCGTGTGTGAACAGCCTCCTGCAGGAGTACAGCCTCAACGTCAACATCAAAGACGACTACATCCATGAGTT CTGTCGATACGGTGCAGCGGAGCCACACACAGTCGCTGCATTTTTGGGAG GATGTGCTGCTCAAGAGGCCATCAAGATCGTCAGCCACCAGTTTGTGCCCTTCAACAACACTTTCATTTACAACGCAATGTCACAGACCTCCGCTACCTTACAGCTGTGA